In Mesorhizobium sp., one DNA window encodes the following:
- a CDS encoding flagellar motor switch protein FliG, with protein sequence MTGSEIVHLTRTQKAAAILVALGKPAAGRLLKFFKQHELRALMEGARELRTIPQAELEKIVAEFETEFAEGAGLLDSAATMDTIFSETLTPEEMSALMGDAPVQAEAEEEKPVWPQLEQIEPARVGAFLMNEHPQAAAFALSNFAPSFAAQVMIVLDKSARGEIVKRMLALGPASPAAVAIMETQLRAALVEDDSAKASSGGQIRVASVLNELDKSQLDEVMDDLASAGASNLDAIRAQLFAFEDIVLLDQKSRVTLFDGFAADVVTLALRGAPEDLTEAVLSAQGARARRMIEAELKADPGNVSATDINKARKQIASTAIRLSGEGSLQLPQTQEAA encoded by the coding sequence ATGACCGGCTCGGAGATCGTCCACCTGACGCGGACCCAGAAGGCGGCCGCGATCCTCGTTGCGCTGGGCAAGCCGGCGGCCGGCCGGCTGCTCAAATTCTTCAAACAGCACGAACTACGGGCGCTGATGGAAGGCGCACGCGAATTGCGGACCATCCCGCAGGCTGAACTCGAGAAGATCGTCGCGGAGTTCGAAACCGAGTTCGCCGAAGGCGCGGGTCTGCTCGATTCCGCCGCGACGATGGACACGATCTTCAGCGAGACGCTGACGCCTGAGGAAATGAGCGCGCTGATGGGCGATGCCCCGGTTCAAGCGGAGGCCGAGGAGGAAAAGCCGGTCTGGCCGCAGCTCGAGCAGATCGAGCCGGCGCGGGTCGGCGCATTCCTGATGAACGAGCATCCGCAGGCCGCCGCCTTCGCGCTTTCCAATTTCGCGCCGTCCTTCGCCGCCCAGGTGATGATCGTCCTCGACAAATCGGCCCGCGGCGAGATCGTCAAGCGCATGCTGGCGCTCGGCCCCGCATCGCCCGCCGCGGTCGCAATCATGGAGACCCAGCTGCGCGCCGCGCTTGTCGAGGACGATTCCGCCAAGGCGTCCTCCGGCGGTCAGATCCGTGTGGCGAGCGTGCTCAACGAGCTCGACAAGTCCCAGCTCGACGAGGTGATGGACGACCTCGCTTCGGCCGGCGCATCGAACCTGGACGCGATCCGGGCCCAGCTCTTCGCCTTCGAAGACATCGTCCTCCTCGATCAGAAGTCCCGCGTGACGCTGTTCGACGGTTTCGCCGCCGACGTGGTGACGCTTGCGCTGCGCGGCGCACCGGAGGATCTGACCGAGGCCGTCCTGTCGGCCCAGGGCGCGCGGGCACGCCGCATGATCGAGGCGGAACTGAAGGCGGATCCGGGCAACGTGTCGGCCACCGACATCAACAAGGCCCGCAAGCAGATCGCGTCGACAGCGATCCGGCTGTCCGGCGAAGGCTCGCTGCAGCTGCCGCAGACGCAGGAAGCCGCCTGA
- the fliN gene encoding flagellar motor switch protein FliN, translated as MSEAAARNLAEGEDELSKAIEELRGVLKDEDKPAPGAAGPRAAAPAAPAHNGAAHNGAAANPNIIMNIPVELQIVLGGAEMPVSDLLALQKGSTVSLNRRIGEPVDVVVNGRKIARGEITVLESDPSRFGVKLTEIITAAKS; from the coding sequence ATGAGTGAAGCGGCGGCCCGGAACCTGGCAGAGGGCGAGGACGAACTGAGCAAGGCGATCGAGGAGCTTCGCGGCGTCCTCAAGGACGAAGACAAGCCTGCGCCCGGCGCCGCCGGCCCGCGCGCCGCCGCTCCCGCCGCTCCGGCTCATAACGGCGCGGCCCATAACGGCGCGGCGGCGAATCCGAACATCATCATGAACATCCCGGTCGAACTGCAAATCGTGCTCGGCGGGGCGGAGATGCCGGTATCGGATCTGCTGGCGCTGCAGAAGGGCTCGACGGTGAGCCTCAACCGCAGGATCGGCGAGCCGGTGGACGTGGTCGTCAACGGGCGCAAGATCGCCCGCGGTGAAATCACCGTGCTGGAGAGCGATCCGTCGCGGTTCGGCGTGAAGCTGACCGAGATCATCACCGCGGCGAAGTCCTAG